The proteins below come from a single Benincasa hispida cultivar B227 chromosome 4, ASM972705v1, whole genome shotgun sequence genomic window:
- the LOC120075389 gene encoding uncharacterized protein LOC120075389: MATELTAKIRLVKCPRCRRLLPELPDIPVYKCGGCDAILVATSRRDSSHNTELGSQNRGSTQRREVDPPSEDTQTGISNHEAIIPHHGESNLGLNNGRDTNESGELSSENLVHSTLSVQQRNTRNDDESHHENGELSDGDLLKAEEASISSSSHEAIIPSSGECVIDPDAEEDQDEFGGSSSEQLVRRKLVERQTYARNDNKSDAGNDRPSGFSNQVGSEEESANRDNGKLPCRDAPEQEEYCISSPEATIPSSGECFIDPNDVKGLKECSDVSQQQLAHVKTSECLKNAGSNDESLACHDNQPRCSNQSYSRIEFASHGNADLSGRDPTKAVETSTSIHEVMTIPFSGESNLDPNYEKDQKEEEESHSEQLVQTSFGEHKKNASNIDGSPARHDEQSGSSDQVSSSNEVANRENDRHSSGDCSEDEIIDEILLLGEESPEADDSKEIHSNLERSGISNALATQVGTSISSKNLAPLAEQAEAPEETISHGSNRRIPVENFACMEVNQCSEPSGDLPGMAKFLTTKRSFACDASVPSYDGMDDQFLDHRRRSLQNNHEAANFLTTVERTRREESLMNSNAMARDPEIPIEGRNSQEILSHKKHYGVEYRERNQNDILQHRRQDISMQSRSRLRREKYQSKLSLLGGNCQGGYESGSASSSAFDEPHDSRMHSSDNFLDHDEDKVKLLRMVYELQDQLEKSCNLNGNASERVSMGSVQKDGWVPMYYNHQIPQEEIWHDSEYPSYYRRSGPQTNYPGQHSLSRMTSAVKAVSGPQVNYPGQHSFGMEHFPENFPHSRQMLPSEHWHNQGAHMPHIDHDYYSQYSSCSSSPQHFRSTQLSTRGIHMQSDYLSHRNHGRNYLREKNHLAKHHLRPMAGGAPFITCYYCLKLLQIPAEFLLVKRQCNRLKCGNCSKVLEFSLQSRTHIVPYVQSVAEPPSHEANEHDDYSLANGKRGSREIDDSNVLPPSSQQDTKKELGSKQSQNKFEHIKKSYQSGDPSSHAYMADKLSSEVGKFSTKSNSPLHRLMGYSSPSQVFKGLDASRRSMQRKY; this comes from the exons ATGGCCACTGAATTGACTGCTAAAATTCGATTGGTTAAGTGTCCTAGATGTCGTCGGCTTCTTCCAGAGTTGCCTGATATTCCTGTTTACAAATGTGGTGGCTGTGATGCAATTCTCGTAG CAACAAGTCGAAGAGACAGTTCCCACAATACAGAATTGGGTTCACAAAACAGAGGTTCTACCCAGAGGCGTGAAGTTGATCCCCCTTCTGAAGATACGCAGACGGGCATTTCAAACCATGAAGCAATTATTCCACATCATGGCGAGTCTAATTTGGGCTTAAACAATGGGAGAGATACAAATGAATCTGGAGAATTGAGCAGCGAGAATCTTGTTCATTCGACTTTGAGCGTGCAGCAAAGGAACACTAGAAATGATGATGAATCTCATCATGAGAATGGCGAACTCTCTGATGGAGATCTCTTAAAAGCAGAGGAAGCTAGCATTTCTTCATCAAGTCATGAAGCTATTATTCCGTCCTCTGGTGAGTGTGTTATCGATCCAGATGCTGAGGAGGACCAAGATGAATTTGGAGGTAGTAGCAGTGAGCAACTTGTTCGTAGGAAGTTGGTTGAACGGCAAACCTATGCCAGAAACGACAATAAATCTGATGCTGGTAATGACAGGCCATCAGGATTTTCAAATCAAGTTGGTTCTGAAGAAGAGTCTGCTAATCGTGATAATGGCAAGCTCCCATGCAGAGATGCTCCAGAACAAGAGGAATATTGCATTTCAAGTCCTGAAGCAACTATCCCATCCTCTGGTGAGTGTTTTATAGACCCAAATGATGTGAAGGGCCTGAAGGAATGTAGCGACGTTAGTCAGCAGCAGCTTGCTCATGTAAAGACAAGTGAATGCCTAAAGAATGCTGGAAGCAATGATGAATCCCTTGCATGTCACGACAATCAACCGAGGTGCTCAAATCAATCCTATTCTAGAATTGAATTTGCTTCTCATGGGAATGCTGATCTCTCAGGACGAGATCCTACAAAAGCAGTGGAAACTAGCACTTCAATTCATGAAGTAATGACAATCCCATTCTCTGGCGAGTCTAATTTGGATCCAAATTATGAGAAAGatcaaaaggaagaagaagaaagccaCAGCGAGCAACTTGTTCAGACATCTTTTGGTGAACACAAAAAGAATGCCAGTAATATTGATGGATCTCCTGCTCGCCATGACGAGCAATCTGGATCTTCAGATCAAGTATCTTCTTCGAATGAGGTTGCTAATCGTGAGAATGACAGGCACTCAAGTGGAGACTGTTCGGAAGATGAGATAATTGATGAAATCTTACTGTTGGGAGAAGAAAGTCCAGAAGCTGATGATAGTAAGGAGATTCATTCTAATTTAGAAAGATCAGGTATTTCAAACGCATTAGCTACACAAGTGGGAACAAGCATTTCATCTAAGAATCTTGCTCCTCTTGCTGAACAAGCAGAGGCACCTGAGGAAACTATTAGCCATGGTTCCAATCGCCGAATTCCTGTAGAAAATTTTGCATGTATGGAAGTGAATCAGTGCTCTGAACCAAGTGGTGACCTTCCTGGTATGGCCAAATTTTTAACAACCAAACGTTCTTTTGCATGTGATGCAAGTGTACCTTCATATGATGGAATGGATGATCAGTTCTTAGACCATCGTAGACGTTCATTACAGAACAATCATGAAGCTGCCAACTTTCTTACCACTGTCGAACGTACAAGAAGGGAAGAGTCCTTGATGAACAGCAACGCAATGGCGAGAGATCCTGAAATTCCAATTGAAGGAAGGAATTCCCAGGAAATTTTGTCTCATAAGAAGCATTATGGCGTAGAATACCGTGAAAGGAATCAAAATGATATACTGCAACATAGAAGACAGGATATTTCAATGCAAAGTAGAAGCAGATTAAGGAGAGAGAAATACCAAAGTAAGTTGTCGTTACTTGGAGGCAACTGCCAAGGTGGCTATGAAAGTGGCAGCGCTTCTAGTTCTGCGTTTGATGAGCCCCATGATTCAAGAATGCATTCATCAGACAATTTTCTGGACCATGATGAGGACAAGGTTAAATTGTTGAGAATGGTTTATGAACTGCAGGATCAGCTAGAGAAAAGCTGCAATTTAAACGGGAATGCGAGTGAAAGGGTATCCATGGGTTCTGTGCAGAAGGATGGATGGGTGCCAATGTACTACAATCATCAGATTCCTCAGGAGGAAATCTGGCATGACTCAGAATATCCTTCTTACTACCGAAGAAGCGGGCCTCAAACTAATTATCCCGGACAGCATTCTTTGTCACGGATGACTTCTGCTGTAAAGGCTGTTAGTGGTCCTCAAGTTAATTATCCTGGACAACATTCGTTCGGCATGGAACACTTCCCTGAAAACTTCCCTCACTCAAGGCAGATGCTTCCATCTGAACACTGGCATAATCAAGGGGCCCATATGCCGCATATTGATCACGACTATTATAGTCAATACAGCTCATGTTCATCTAGTCCCCAACATTTTCGAAGCACGCAGTTATCTACAAGGGGCATTCATATGCAATCTGATTATTTGAGCCATCGAAATCATGGGAGGAAttatttgagagagaaaaatcaTTTGGCCAAGCATCATCTACGGCCGATGGCTGGAGGTGCCCCTTTCATAACTTGTTACTACTGCTTAAAGCTACTGCAGATTCCTGCTGAATTTCTCTTGGTGAAAAGGCAATGCAACCGGCTCAAGTGTGGTAATTGCTCAAAAGTTCTTGAGTTCTCCCTTCAGAGCAGAACTCATATTGTTCCATATGTTCAGAGTGTTGCAGAACCTCCATCACACGAGGCCAATGAACACGATGATTATTCTCTCGCTAACGGCAAACGTGGCTCAAGAGAAATAGACGATTCCAATGTCTTACCGCCTTCGTCCCAACAAGACACAAAGAAAGAACTTGGTTCAAAGCAGTCTCAAAACAAATTTGAGCATATAAAGAAAAGTTACCAATCTGGTGATCCGTCCTCCCATGCCTACATGGCTGATAAGTTGTCCTCTGAAGTTGGAAAATTCTCGACCAAGTCAAATTCCCCGCTTCATCGACTCATGGGCTATTCTTCTCCAAGCCAAGTCTTTAAAGGGTTGGATGCATCAAGAAGAAGCATGCAGAGGAAATACTAA
- the LOC120075506 gene encoding DNA-directed RNA polymerase II subunit 4 yields MSGEEEENAAELKIGDEFLKAKCLMNCEVSLILEHKYEQLQQMSEDPTNQVSQVFEKSLQYVKRFSRYKNPDAVRQVREILSRYQLAEFELCVLGNLCPETVEEAIAMVPSLKTKGRVHDDEAIEKMLNDLSLIKRFE; encoded by the exons ATGTCTGGGGAGGAGGAAGAAAATGCTGCTGAGCTTAAAATTGGAGATG AGTTCTTAAAGGCTAAATGTTTAATGAATTGTGAAGTTTCCCTAATCCTTGAACATAAATATGAGCAACTTCAACAAATGTCCGAGGATCCAACGAATCAAGTTTCCCA AGTGTTTGAAAAGTCACTGCAATACGTGAAACGCTTCAGCCGTTATAAGAATCCCGATGCTGTTAGACAAGTTCGAGA AATTCTAAGTAGGTATCAGCTGGCTGAGTTTGAG CTTTGTGTTCTTGGCAATCTTTGCCCCGAAACTGTGGAAGAAGCCATTGCCATGGTACCATCTTTGAAG ACTAAGGGAAGGGTTCATGATGATGAAGCAATCGAGAAGATGTTGAATGATCTTTCATTAATCAAAAGATTTGAGTAG